The DNA region ACCGCCTGTTAATACCATGCCACGCTCAGAAATGTCTGAAGCTAGCTCTGGTGGCGACTGTTCAAGGGCAACCATTACCGCACTCACAATACCCGATAACGGTTCTTGTAATGCTTCTAAGATTTCATTGCTGTTTAACGTAAAACTTCTTGGTACACCTTCCGCAAGATTACGACCGCGCACTTCAATTTCAAGCACTTCGTCACCAGGATATGCAGTACCAATAGTATGTTTAATACGTTCAGCAGTTGCCTCACCAATTAAGCTACCGTAATTACGGCGAACATAATTAATAATCGCATCGTCAAACTTATCGCCACCGATACGTACTGATGAAGAATACACCACACCATTTAACGAAATAATCGCGACTTCAGTGGTACCACCACCAATATCAACAACCATAGAGCCCGTTGCTTCTGATACCGGTAAACCAGCACCAATAGCAGCAGCCATAGGCTCTTCAATAAGATACACTTCACGTGCACCAGCACCCATAGCTGATTCACGAATAGCACGACGTTCAACTTGAGTCGCGCCTACAGGTACGCAGACTAATACTCGCGGACTTGGGCGAAAGAAACTGTTGTTGTGCACTTGCTTGATAAAGTGTTGAAGCATTTTCTCGGTCACATAGAAATCGGCAATAACGCCGTCTTTCATCGGACGAATAGCTTGAATATTACCAGGTGTTCGACCTAGCATTTGTTTAGCATCAGTCCCCACAGCAGCAACTGATTTTGGACCATTACTATTGCGTTCGCCGCGAATGGCAACCACAGAGGGTTCGTTCAGTACGATGCCTTCATCGCGAACATAAATAAGAGTGTTTGCCGTACCTAAATCTATGGATAGGTCGTTAGAAAAAATGCCACGCAACTTTTTGAACATGTATCAGGCCTGTATTCTGTGAAGTCAGAAGAATAAAAATCAGCTAACTCTATCAATGACACCCCCATTCTACAATACCGAACAGGTCAACAATCGCTAATCTGGCATTTTTTTTTCTAAAAATGCCTAAAAAAATGTCAATCGTTCAAATTTAATCCTAAAAATCATAAAAACGATGTTTTTTTATTCAGTTTATTGGTTCACTTCTCGCCAATAAATGATCCTATCATGTCCTCGGTAGCGGCCAAAATAAGCACTCGCTTTTGGGTTATATAATAAAGTCGAACTTGCATCGTCCCAATTCCAATACCATTTGAGCCAATCGTCAACAGTTAATGGAGCGGTAACTTGGCCTCGATAAGGTACTAAACCGCTACTTTCCCATAACAATGTCAGCTTTCCAGAGTTCACTTCACTGCCAGCATCGCTACGAGTAACACTCTGTCCAGCAGTTAATGATGGCGCATATACTTCTGTGCCATCTAGAGGATCAATAACTTGAGTGCAACTATCATCGATGTTTGTTATCCAATCACTACCATTCCAGTATTGGGCATAAGTTGTCATACGCAGTATTTCATTTTCAGGGCCATAGGTATTATCCATCACCACTCTGCCATGACGAAAATCTTGAGTCGAGAGTAGCTTTGCTGTGCAAGTATTATTGTCGGCACAAATACTGCTGCTACCCGGGAGCATATCTGCAGATGCAACTAATGCGAAGTCTCCATCATTATCAAATACTTGCACACCAATATCCAACAAAGAAAAAGGTCCGTCAACACCCGGAGCCGTCATTCGGTTGAAGCTAGCTAGGTTAGTGATGTCGACGCTTGCTTCACCTAAAGCCCATGAGCTTGCATCAATGGGCAAATCACTTAATCTGGCACTTAAATCCACACCATTATTAGCATTTTCCCCTACTAAGATTGCATTAGCTTTAGCAAAGACACCTTGATAATTTTGGGTCACATAAGTTCCTGTATTTACGGTATTTAAGGTTAGCGCTAGTTTAAAAGGCTGATCCATATAATTAAAACTACCGCAAGATGGCACTACACTAATGTTACTGACAACAAAACGGTCTGGCACAAAACGACCTATGCTAGGAGATTCAGCCATTGGAATATCATAGAAACTCGAACCTAAATAATTACTTAGAGGCTTAGCTGTAAATTGAAATACACCGACTTCTGTTACTGACTGTGGCACAGTATTAGTGTTAGTTGTTTGGGCTACATGATTATATTGTGTAGTGCCAACAGCACCTAACACACCATCAGACGGGGCAACTAGCTCATGTGCTAATGTTATGTTTTCATGAGCATAATTTGGCGTATTGATGTTATCGCAGAAATTGGTATCACCGTCAAACTCCCAAGCTTTCCCTTGAATAACTAATTTAAATGACTCGCCAGCTTTTTTGTAAACATCACAAGTACTATTACCTGCAGCGCACTTTGCACTACTATCTTCTGGCGTAACACACAAGCCCACCGGGAAGCTGACAAACTCATCAGAGCCCGTCATGACCAAGCCTTCCTCATCACCTGTGCCGGTATACTTTGCATCTAGCTGTATTTTCCCTGCATCGGGGTAGTTAACAATAAGCTCAGCTTTACCATCGTTATCGAATGCCAACGCAAGCGTTGTAGCGGCACTCTCTAGTTTACTCATCACCTTACTATTCACCGTGACTGACTGACCATTTATAGGCAAACTTGGATCAATATAACTACTCCAAAAACTGACATCTTTTGTGGTATCAGCAAAGGTAGGTACACATTGCAACGTCTCATCTGATTTCTTCACCGCACTGATTGAAATGTTACCCGTAGGTTTGTTTGCTAGCTTATCTGGCACATCAAAAATAAAGCCACTGTCAGCAAACACCAAATTACAACTTGCTACGCTAGCCGCTTCGCCATTAATACGGCACAAGGTTTCACTGAATGCTTTAGTACTTGGCGTTGACCCTGTAACACCTAAAGTAACGATGCCAGGAGTATTACGTCTTAATTGTAGATCTGACTTTTCTCCACCAGTGAAGGTCACCACATTTCCCCCAACCCAACCACCACCAGTGATTGTTACAGGGCTCAGTGTTGCCGTAACAGTTTCCGTCACGGTTTGGGTGCAATCTGTATTAGCACAAGCTTTAATCGACAGTATTTTTGGTGCACAGGTAATACCTTGTCCAGAGTATGAATACTCAAAGTGATCTATTTGTATTCCAACTGGATTTGATTTTAGTGCACAAATTTCTACATTATCAATTTCATGCTTATTGGTTGATCCCCCCGTCGAACCTGTTAACGATAATAAAAAGTTATCCGGTATTGCAGCTTGAGTGATGATGGCTGCAGCATCAAATGCGGAAATAATCTCAACAAAACCACTACCGGTATTACGTTCTACTTTCACTATTGATTGGTTAGTAATTTGTGAATCAATGGTAATACGGTAACGGTGTGCCGGAGATACATTATTGTTATCAACGGTCGGAGATAAACAACTACCATTAGTATTGGTGGTGCCATTACTACATGTACCACGTAAATAAGGATAACCAGCCGTACCAGTACCCGATCCCCGAATTGCAACAGATTGCCGACGACGCCCGGGTCCACTAGGGCCTCCCTCTCTTGAAAAGTTACCATATTCATCGATACCAAAACCTAACCAGCCACCTGCAAAACCATTCTCATTTGAACGAGCACCATAGCCTAGTGGTCCACCATAGGCTCCAGCTTGAGGTGTAATCGAACCATCTGATAATACTAAGGCTATACCATCGGCTCCATTACCGTCGTAAGCAAAATGATCAAACTCAATTGACACGAAATTATCTTCAGCAGGAAATAGTCTTTGGTAAGTAGAAGATGTTGCTTGATTTGTTGATGTTTGTGTTACTCGCAAACGATTACTAACGATAGAAGGCGTAAAGCTACCTCGACTTTTTGAAACAACCCAATCATCCCCAAGGTCAGTTCGTTGGAAATCATCAGTAAAACACGTCAAAGGAGTCTCAACCTCAATAGTACAATCTGGAACAACATCGATTAGATCTGCACTATCAACAAACGTTACTGATGAACTCCCCCCCAATACGATATCTTTCCCAGTAACAGCGCCTTTAATTTTTGCTGAACCATTAATGGTAACTGTACTTTCAGATACCACATAAGCATTCAAACTTGCGCCGCCTTCAATTTCAAATTTGCCATAATGATAAAATAGTAAATTTTCTGGAGAACTGGCTAGCGTTAAATTTTTCTGAATATAATCATTTTTGATAAAAAAAGTCACTCGCCCTGTCGTTGGGAATATCAATTGAACACCATTATTGATGCTCATTGTTTCTATCCAATACTGTCCTGAGGAAAATTCAATCTTGCCAGAGGTAGCAGACAAATTTTTGATTTTGTATTTACCATTACTAGTAGTAAAAACAATCTTTTTATCACTACCATTAGCGACTGACACATTACGATATTCACCTTCGGCGATATTAACCGTTTCATTACCATAAGATGGAGGACCTAAATCAACAGTGCTGCTTGATTGACACTGGGCAAAGTCAATACGTCCAGAGGGTAATTCTGCAAGACTACCACCGTCACGGCAAACTCTGGAAGTACCATTGGAGCTAATACAAGAACCAAAGTTACTGTCTCCACCTTGATAATAATTATCTGTTGGCAGTTTACCGTTACTCGGTGCGTTGATGATCGTGGCTGAATTCAAATTAATTGTGCCATTGGTATCAAAGTTATTAACACCCTCTTTAAAAGTGTCGCGCCAATCAGCCGATGCTGTTGTTACCGACATAAAAAAAGCCATTAATATCCATGTAAAAATCAATAGTGTTCTAAAGATATTAGATTTCCTCGATAACCCAATGCTAATTCCCACGCGCTTCTACCTCCACTTGGCGACTGACTCGCAAACACGTTGAACTGCTCGAGTTACCAGTACAATTACCGGTTTCACATACCGCAGAGCTGTTAATTCTATATTGAACGACACCACCCACGGAGGCAGAATTACAGCTCACTGTGGTGTTGCAGTTATGAAAACCTTTTACATCAAGCCCAGTTGGTGGCGTCCATGTTGCACTGACATAGGTACAATCTGCGACAGAATCATCAACAGGAAACAACTGAGCCAATGCCGCATCTGCACCACTATTTGCATTAAATAAAGCTCGAGTGCCCCACACTTCCATGTTCACCGACTCATCGGCATCGCCAACAATACGAATTAAGCTCGCAGCGATAAGAAACATTACCGTTAGCACAAAAACACCGATAATCAGTGCGCTGCCTTGTTGCGAGTGTTGGCTTAATTTCAGCTTAGGGAACATTCATCACCTGTACTTGATGGTTATATTGAAATGTTTCACCATTGACGGAAAATACTGGTTGTAAATGCACTATCGCATTGGTCACCAGTGTCGATGGAGTAAGAATAACCGCGGGATTAACCGCTAACGCATTAACAACATTTTGTGCCATCAACACACCATTGCCCATCACAGCGGGTACGGGCTGGTTCACCTTATAGCCATAGTTTTGGTATAGGCGCAACTCAACGCTGCTGACATTGTTAACAAAACAGTAGCTCAAAGGACTATCGGCAACATATAAGCGTTTTAATGGCGATGCCTCTGTAAAGCGAACACTTTGAGTTAATGTAATCGTAAGTTGGTCGCCTGATTCAGTGACACTTTGTATGATAAATCGTTTAGCGGTTGTCCCTTGAGGATTATAAATATCCGCGCTTGTTAGTGGATAAATCAATACTGATTGAGCAGCATTAATACTACGAACACTTTTAATCGCTGTTAGACTATTTTGCGTAGCTTGTGGAAAAAAAGGTGCATCAAGATACGATGTGCTTGCGCTAATCGGCAATAATTCAAGACATTGATAACTACCGTCTATTGCCGTTAACACGCGCATACTATTAGGCACAGCAGCACGAATATCCCGGGTCATCCGCTCAATGCCAAAACGGCTTTGACTGAGCACTTGATCAACCGCGCTAGATTCAACAAAAATTCGAGTGCCGAAAATCACAAAACTACTCAACCCAACAACGACAATGCCTAAAATTAAAATGACCGTAACCATTTCAATTAAGGTAAAACCAGCGGATTTAACTTGGTTGCTAAGTGGCATTAGTAATTACTCCTTACCGCTTGGTAAGTAATTACTTCACCGGCAGGTGTCGTCACGGCAACAGTAATTAGTTTTTCAGCTTGAGTAGCTGGATCAATATATGCCACTGAAACCTGCAATTTATAACGAGGATAGGCCTGAGCATAGGTTTGGCTTGAATCGAGCATGTTTGCGGTTTCATTTAAGCCATTGTAATCATCAACATCGTTGAACGAGTCACGGCTTTCACCGCTATCAATACCGAGTAAACCTGATGAAGTACAAGCAATACCGCCAGAAGCATTACACGCAGGAACGCCACCATTAGGATTGGTATTTTGATCATATCGTTTGCCCCAAATTTCATTCATTACCGAATGAGCCAACTCAGCAGAACGAACTCTGTGTAGCGTGGCTGCCGCTCTGTCTGCTTGGGGAAATAACATGCTGGTGAGCATTACAATCGCAATACCGATCACCATCATACCCACAACAAGTTCGATTAAGGTAAAGCCTCCATGGGGATGAGGTAGTGGTTTATGCTGAATGTTATAGAGCATAAATATACCCCTCAGATTCAACCGCAATGGCTAAGGTTTCATCTGCCACTGCATTAAAACAATGGCCAGAACAAGCCGGAGATAACATCCGACCTAAGCTGTCAAAGGTAATCGAAAATACTTGGCTAGCACTACTGGCTAAGGTGATATTAGCGCCACCACCAAAATTTTGTGGTTGTTCTGCGCGAAATGGGCTACTACAGCTATTACCGATACGGCTGCTAAAATAACGTAATGTATAGCCACTGGCGTTAACATCAAGTTGATAGCACTGATCAGTATTTTGCATTGCTTTAAGTTGGACTTGACGCAACTCGCTAATAAACTCATTACGTAAGGTATAAGCGCTGTAAGAAGAGTCAGACATTAAACGCGGTAATACCGCCACGGCAAGAATACCAATCAAAATCATGGTGGTAACTAATTCAACTAAAGTAAACCCAAGTTGAATATTGCGTTGTTGACTCACTGTAATGATGTCCTTAACTTAATGAGCAGAAATATTTTCGATCTCTCTCTTTTTACAAATGAAAAATGACTATCACATGCGTAAAGGTAACAAATTCAAATAATCATTACGCTTAATCAGTATGGCTAAAATAACATAAAATATCAGTCTATTTATTCAGTTAGTCAAAAAATCACTGATGTACATTATAACAACCATCTCCCCCAGTATTAGCAAATCAAATGTATTGAAAATTCAATTTCACCTTAGAAAGAAAGTAGTAAAAAAAAACCTGCACATGGCAGGTTTTTCTTATGGCTAACAATCAAACATTAACAATCATCAGCATCAGGAACTTGAGATAATACAGGAGTCGTTGTTGCATTTGCTTGAGTATAAGTAAATGAACATTCAGCAGGTGCGCCTGCTTGCCAAATTTCGACACTGCCAGTACCTTCTTCAATAATCCAATCAGAGGCTGGATCAGATATTGTAGCTGCTGTAGCCTCACCATCTGCACCTAAATCAAAAGTAACATCTAGAGCTTCTTCTAAAGAATCCTTCGTGGCTTGTACGTAACCATAAGCAATATCTACATCTTCAGTGCCAGAACCAATATCAAGTGTTTCTGTTGCATCACTTTCTTTCCCAGCTAAAGCCGCCTTTGAATAAACTAGGGTATTTGCACCTTGGATAGCACCACGCATTCCAGCTAAAGATGATGCACGAGCATCACCTTGCAGGTTAATAAATTTAGGCGCTGCCGTTACCGCTAAAATACCAAGAATAATGATCACAACCACTAATTCGATTAATGTAAAACCTTGTTGCTTTTGCATATTAAATAACCTCTATAAAAAAGAATATGGGTAAATCGACATCATTATGAGAAGTGATAAACCAAATTAGTCGTTAGTAAATGATACCACCTGACCCGTTCCGGCATTATATGTTACACCGTTAGCGCCCGCGGTATCTAAATCTGGAGCAGGATCTGCGACCCCTGTGGTCTGATTTAATGTTAATGTAGCGATTTGATGATATACACACACATCAAGGTTACTGACAGATTGACCATCAATACTGGTAGATGTTCCACCCACACCATCTAACATTCTAACCGTATAACGCTGCTGGCTAGCATCTAGGTTATAAATAACATTTCTAGGTGCATTTTGTAAAACAGAATCAAATACTTCCTGACAAGTATCATCGGTCATTGTCGTAGCATCGGTATTGGTGGTTCCGGTAGGAAAACCAAACCGAGTATCAAGTGACACACTGGTACCGTCTAAAAGCACATTGGTATTACGACGTCCATCAACTTCCCATTGAGCACGTACAAAACTCACTGCGGTAGCTAAACCACCTGCAACCCCATCTACACTGGCATCTTGGGCATCATCAGTCACATTTAAAAAGCGTGGTAATGCCGTAGCAGCTAATAAACCGAGGATGACAATGACTATCACCAATTCGACTAATGAAAAACCTTGTTGTTTAAATTTCATTATATTTAACTCTTCTCTATAGCACCATAACAGAACATAAAACTGATTAAGCTATAACTTCACTAATATTAGCAGGTTATTAAATCTTTAACACTAGCGATACACAATATATCAGTCACCCATTAAAAAAATCACTCTACCCGTTTGCAGTTGATAACGTAAACTGGCTTTATTTGAAAAGTAACGGCAAATATTCTGCTCAGACTGATAATCTACCGTAATATTTAACTCATGAACATCACTTGCCAATAATTGCCCCCATAGATGTACGCAACCTTGGGTGTCATGAGTATTAATGATTGGCCATCCTTCAGCTGACATAGAAATCCAATTATCGGTTCCCACTATATCAACATCGTCATAAATAGTGTCCATTTTCAATTGAGTATCTTTTAATACGGCATCATTGTTGCCACTATCTACTTTATTAGAAGACACATCTGACACCACGTTATGCCAAGACAATAACATCCTGTCGGGTCGACCAGAAGCTAACCATTGGCTATGCACCATAGCTAAAACATTCAATAAACGATTATGCTCAAACTCTAAGCCGCGCTCGCCTAAACTTTGGGTATTATTCAAATAACGTATACCAAAAATGGTGAGCAAGACTAATAAAACGACCATTGCAATAACTCGCCCATAAATTTTAAGCAAATCATCATCTGCTTTTTGTTGGCTCAGCATCCAAATTCCTGATAAATAATGCTCATTCTGCGCTAACCCCCTTTAACCACACTAAGCATATCCCACATAGGGAGATAAATACCCAAAGCCAATATCAATACAATACCCGCAACAAATGCGATTAAAATAGGTTCAAGTTTAGCGGTAAGATTTTTTAAATCGTAATCCACCTCGCCCTCATAAAAGTCAGCGGCATCATTTAATAACTGATCGATTTGACCGGTCTCTTCACCCACGGCAACCATTTGCAATACTAACGGAGTGAACAGCTGGCTACTATTGGATACCCGCAGCATTGATTCACCCGATTCGATGCCACGTCGCATCCCCACAATCTTGTCATGCATATAGGCATTATCTACCGCATCGGCTACCAAACTTAATGCTTGTGTCATAGGCACACCCGCGCTAAGCATCATCGAAAAACAACGACAATAACGTGACAAAGTTGAGCGTTCAATAATAGAGCCAACCACAGGAATATGCAGTTTCCATAAGTCCCATTGCTTCTCACCCTTTTCTGTATGATGCCAATAGCGAATACCGACTACAACGCCAATTAATACCACTATCATATGCGGCCAGAAATTAACAAACAGATTCGAGGTACCAATTAATATTTTTGTAGCCCATGGCAATTCAGCACCAAAACGAGAAAACATGTCGGCAAATTTAGGGATCACCATAATGTTCAAAATAACCATCGCAATGGTAATGGCAAACAAGACGAACATTGGATAACGCATTGCGGCTTTAATTCGCCGACGAGTTTCTTGTTCACGTTCGATATACCCCGACAACTGGATAAAAGCATCTTCCAATTTACCGGTATTTTCACCAACATGAACCATCGATATAAACAATGAATCAAATACATCTGGATGTTGATTCATTGCCGAAGATAATGGTCGCCCAGAAGTAAGCTGTTCAGATATATCATCTAAAGCTTTCTTCATTCGGTCTGAATGAGTGGTTTCTGATAACCCAGCAATAGCTCTTAAAATGGGAATGCCTGAACGCGTCAATGAATACATTTGTCGGCTAAAAATTTGCAGTTCTTCGAGCGACACTTTGCTTTTAAATAAGCTCACCGAAAACGATTGCTTGGTTTTCACTTCTCGTAATTCTAACGGGATAATGCCCCGAGATAACAATGTATCGGCCGCGGAGCTTTCATTGGCAGACTCAAGCTGTGCACTGACAGCCTGCCCTTGTGAATTACGACCTCGATATTGATATGTAGGCATGATTACAACCCAGTATCTTGTTGACTAACAAGATCTTCAGACAAGGCAACAGTTGATTCACTGACATCTTCCACCAGCTTGGACACTTCTTCTAGCGTTGTGGTACCAAGGAATAAATACTCCATGGCCGAATGCGCGAGTGGAATAAAATGAGGACTACGTAGCGCTGCTCGGGCAAAGTCTTGCGGATTACCTGTACGCATGGCATCTATCATGTTTTCGTCTAGTTCGAGTATTTCAAAAATACCTATTCGACCACGATAACCAGATCCATTACAGGTTTGACAACCACTACCCACTTTAAACGTAGCGCTGTTAATATCTCTTTTAGTCACACTCGTAAGCCAGCTACGTTCAGCCGCGGTTGGCTGATAATCCACTGCGCAATTATGACAAACACGCCTCACAAGACGTTGAGCGATAATGACTCGCAATGCACTGGCAACCAAATAACTCGCCGCGCCCATATCGAGTAATCGTAACGCACTGGTAACGGCATCATTGGTATGCAAAGTCGATAATACAAAGTGACCTGTTAACGCACCCCGTAAACCAATTTCAACGGTTTCTTGGTCACGCATCTCCCCCACCATGATAATGTCTGGATCTTGACGGAGCGTGGTACGCAGTACGTTAGAAAAGTCCAAACCAATTTTGTGATTAACCTGAACTTGGTTAATTCGCGGTAACTGATATTCTACTGGATCTTCTACGGTAATAATCTTTCGGTCTGCAGTATTAAGCTCATTTAAAATCCCGTATAACGTTGTCGTTTTACCGCTACCAGTTGGCCCTGTCACTAACAACATACCGTGAGGGCGCTTAATTTGTTTACGAATTCGCGCCACGATATTGGGTGGCATGCCGGTTTCATCTAAGGTTCGCAGGCCTGTGGTTTGATCTAACAAACGCATTACCACAGATTCGCCATGATAAATGGGCATGGTCGACATCCGCACGTCAATTTGATGACCTTTTATTTCCATATGAAAACGGCCATCTTGTGGCATACGTTTCTCTGAAATATCCAATCCCGCCATCAATTTAAGCCGCAATACCAATGCCGAAGCAATATTGACTTCACTTAAGATATTTTCATGTAATTGACCATCAATACGCTGGCGGATCCGCAGCACTTTCTCGCCGGGTTCAATATGAATATCTGACGCTCGCATTTGCACTGCATCTTCAAAAATAGACTGCAATAACTTCACGACTGTGGTTTCGTTATCACTGTCACTTTGGGTTATATTAGCCAAATCGAACATGTCATCAGAGGCATATTCTTCGTCGAGTTTACCGGCGATTTCCGCGATTTGACCAGTACGACGATAAAGGTTATCAAATGCATCGAGTAACTGTTGTTCTGGTGCTACCGCGAGCATTAACTGCTTAGGGGCTACTAATGCTTCAATATTATCAATGGCCTGCAAGTCTGCAGGATCGCTCATTGCAACGACTACATGGTCTGGATGACTCTCTACCACTAAGGCACGAAAACGTCTCGCCTGTACTTCGGGGAGAATATTAACCACTTCATCGGCTATTGGACGGCGACTAATATCAAGATAGGGTAAATTTAGCTGTTGAGA from Shewanella polaris includes:
- a CDS encoding MSHA biogenesis protein MshP — its product is MFPKLKLSQHSQQGSALIIGVFVLTVMFLIAASLIRIVGDADESVNMEVWGTRALFNANSGADAALAQLFPVDDSVADCTYVSATWTPPTGLDVKGFHNCNTTVSCNSASVGGVVQYRINSSAVCETGNCTGNSSSSTCLRVSRQVEVEARGN
- a CDS encoding type II secretion system F family protein gives rise to the protein MPTYQYRGRNSQGQAVSAQLESANESSAADTLLSRGIIPLELREVKTKQSFSVSLFKSKVSLEELQIFSRQMYSLTRSGIPILRAIAGLSETTHSDRMKKALDDISEQLTSGRPLSSAMNQHPDVFDSLFISMVHVGENTGKLEDAFIQLSGYIEREQETRRRIKAAMRYPMFVLFAITIAMVILNIMVIPKFADMFSRFGAELPWATKILIGTSNLFVNFWPHMIVVLIGVVVGIRYWHHTEKGEKQWDLWKLHIPVVGSIIERSTLSRYCRCFSMMLSAGVPMTQALSLVADAVDNAYMHDKIVGMRRGIESGESMLRVSNSSQLFTPLVLQMVAVGEETGQIDQLLNDAADFYEGEVDYDLKNLTAKLEPILIAFVAGIVLILALGIYLPMWDMLSVVKGG
- a CDS encoding PilW family protein — protein: MPLSNQVKSAGFTLIEMVTVILILGIVVVGLSSFVIFGTRIFVESSAVDQVLSQSRFGIERMTRDIRAAVPNSMRVLTAIDGSYQCLELLPISASTSYLDAPFFPQATQNSLTAIKSVRSINAAQSVLIYPLTSADIYNPQGTTAKRFIIQSVTESGDQLTITLTQSVRFTEASPLKRLYVADSPLSYCFVNNVSSVELRLYQNYGYKVNQPVPAVMGNGVLMAQNVVNALAVNPAVILTPSTLVTNAIVHLQPVFSVNGETFQYNHQVQVMNVP
- a CDS encoding pilus assembly FimT family protein, with the translated sequence MSQQRNIQLGFTLVELVTTMILIGILAVAVLPRLMSDSSYSAYTLRNEFISELRQVQLKAMQNTDQCYQLDVNASGYTLRYFSSRIGNSCSSPFRAEQPQNFGGGANITLASSASQVFSITFDSLGRMLSPACSGHCFNAVADETLAIAVESEGYIYAL
- a CDS encoding prepilin-type N-terminal cleavage/methylation domain-containing protein translates to MQKQQGFTLIELVVVIIILGILAVTAAPKFINLQGDARASSLAGMRGAIQGANTLVYSKAALAGKESDATETLDIGSGTEDVDIAYGYVQATKDSLEEALDVTFDLGADGEATAATISDPASDWIIEEGTGSVEIWQAGAPAECSFTYTQANATTTPVLSQVPDADDC
- a CDS encoding DUF6701 domain-containing protein: MSVTTASADWRDTFKEGVNNFDTNGTINLNSATIINAPSNGKLPTDNYYQGGDSNFGSCISSNGTSRVCRDGGSLAELPSGRIDFAQCQSSSTVDLGPPSYGNETVNIAEGEYRNVSVANGSDKKIVFTTSNGKYKIKNLSATSGKIEFSSGQYWIETMSINNGVQLIFPTTGRVTFFIKNDYIQKNLTLASSPENLLFYHYGKFEIEGGASLNAYVVSESTVTINGSAKIKGAVTGKDIVLGGSSSVTFVDSADLIDVVPDCTIEVETPLTCFTDDFQRTDLGDDWVVSKSRGSFTPSIVSNRLRVTQTSTNQATSSTYQRLFPAEDNFVSIEFDHFAYDGNGADGIALVLSDGSITPQAGAYGGPLGYGARSNENGFAGGWLGFGIDEYGNFSREGGPSGPGRRRQSVAIRGSGTGTAGYPYLRGTCSNGTTNTNGSCLSPTVDNNNVSPAHRYRITIDSQITNQSIVKVERNTGSGFVEIISAFDAAAIITQAAIPDNFLLSLTGSTGGSTNKHEIDNVEICALKSNPVGIQIDHFEYSYSGQGITCAPKILSIKACANTDCTQTVTETVTATLSPVTITGGGWVGGNVVTFTGGEKSDLQLRRNTPGIVTLGVTGSTPSTKAFSETLCRINGEAASVASCNLVFADSGFIFDVPDKLANKPTGNISISAVKKSDETLQCVPTFADTTKDVSFWSSYIDPSLPINGQSVTVNSKVMSKLESAATTLALAFDNDGKAELIVNYPDAGKIQLDAKYTGTGDEEGLVMTGSDEFVSFPVGLCVTPEDSSAKCAAGNSTCDVYKKAGESFKLVIQGKAWEFDGDTNFCDNINTPNYAHENITLAHELVAPSDGVLGAVGTTQYNHVAQTTNTNTVPQSVTEVGVFQFTAKPLSNYLGSSFYDIPMAESPSIGRFVPDRFVVSNISVVPSCGSFNYMDQPFKLALTLNTVNTGTYVTQNYQGVFAKANAILVGENANNGVDLSARLSDLPIDASSWALGEASVDITNLASFNRMTAPGVDGPFSLLDIGVQVFDNDGDFALVASADMLPGSSSICADNNTCTAKLLSTQDFRHGRVVMDNTYGPENEILRMTTYAQYWNGSDWITNIDDSCTQVIDPLDGTEVYAPSLTAGQSVTRSDAGSEVNSGKLTLLWESSGLVPYRGQVTAPLTVDDWLKWYWNWDDASSTLLYNPKASAYFGRYRGHDRIIYWREVNQ
- a CDS encoding type IV pilus modification PilV family protein is translated as MLYNIQHKPLPHPHGGFTLIELVVGMMVIGIAIVMLTSMLFPQADRAAATLHRVRSAELAHSVMNEIWGKRYDQNTNPNGGVPACNASGGIACTSSGLLGIDSGESRDSFNDVDDYNGLNETANMLDSSQTYAQAYPRYKLQVSVAYIDPATQAEKLITVAVTTPAGEVITYQAVRSNY
- a CDS encoding pilin, whose amino-acid sequence is MKFKQQGFSLVELVIVIVILGLLAATALPRFLNVTDDAQDASVDGVAGGLATAVSFVRAQWEVDGRRNTNVLLDGTSVSLDTRFGFPTGTTNTDATTMTDDTCQEVFDSVLQNAPRNVIYNLDASQQRYTVRMLDGVGGTSTSIDGQSVSNLDVCVYHQIATLTLNQTTGVADPAPDLDTAGANGVTYNAGTGQVVSFTND
- a CDS encoding rod shape-determining protein, producing the protein MFKKLRGIFSNDLSIDLGTANTLIYVRDEGIVLNEPSVVAIRGERNSNGPKSVAAVGTDAKQMLGRTPGNIQAIRPMKDGVIADFYVTEKMLQHFIKQVHNNSFFRPSPRVLVCVPVGATQVERRAIRESAMGAGAREVYLIEEPMAAAIGAGLPVSEATGSMVVDIGGGTTEVAIISLNGVVYSSSVRIGGDKFDDAIINYVRRNYGSLIGEATAERIKHTIGTAYPGDEVLEIEVRGRNLAEGVPRSFTLNSNEILEALQEPLSGIVSAVMVALEQSPPELASDISERGMVLTGGGALLRDLDRLLMQETGIPVMVADDPLTCVARGGGKALEMIDMHGGDLFSEEN